From a region of the Fischerella sp. JS2 genome:
- the dxs gene encoding 1-deoxy-D-xylulose-5-phosphate synthase, giving the protein MHLSEITHPNQLHGLSIRQLQQIARQIRDKHLQTVASTGGHLGPGLGVVELTLGLYQTLDLDRDKVIWDVGHQAYPHKLITGRYSNFHTLRQKDGIAGYLKRCESKFDHFGAGHASTSISAALGMALARDAKGEKFKVVAIIGDGALTGGMALEAINHAGHLPKTNLLVVLNDNEMSISPNVGAIPRYLNKMRLSGPVQFFKDSFEEQFKQIPFVGESLSPELGRIKEGMKRLAVPKVGAVFEELGFTYMGPVDGHNLEELIATFQQAHQITGPVLVHVATTKGKGYEIAEQDQVGYHAQSPFNLTTGKAIPSSKPKPPAYSKVFAHTLVKLAEQNPKIIGITAAMATGTGLDKLQAKLPNQYIDVGIAEQHAVTLAAGLAAEGMRPVAAIYSTFLQRAYDQIIHDVCIQNLPVFFCMDRAGIVGADGPTHQGMYDIAYLRCIPNMVLMAPKDEAELQRMVVTGVNHTTGPIAMRFPRGNGYGVPLMEEGWEPLEIGKAEILRHGDDLLILGYGTMVNPAMQVAEILSEHGIETTVVNARFAKPLDTELIFPLAQKIERVVTLEEGCVMGGFGSAVAEALLDADIVVPIKRVGVPDVLVEHAEPNQSKAELGLTSPQIAEKVLQAFFNQQKSAVM; this is encoded by the coding sequence ATGCATTTGAGCGAAATCACTCATCCCAACCAGTTGCACGGTTTATCAATTCGCCAGTTGCAACAGATTGCCCGCCAAATTCGGGATAAGCATCTGCAAACCGTAGCATCGACTGGAGGGCATTTAGGACCAGGGTTGGGTGTTGTAGAGTTGACCTTAGGTCTATATCAAACACTAGATTTAGACCGTGATAAAGTCATTTGGGATGTCGGACACCAAGCCTATCCCCACAAACTGATTACAGGACGCTACAGTAATTTCCATACTCTACGGCAAAAAGATGGAATTGCTGGTTATCTCAAGCGCTGTGAAAGCAAATTCGATCATTTCGGCGCTGGACATGCTTCTACCAGTATTTCCGCAGCTTTAGGTATGGCTTTAGCGCGAGATGCCAAAGGAGAAAAATTTAAAGTTGTTGCTATTATCGGTGATGGGGCATTGACTGGCGGTATGGCATTAGAAGCCATCAACCACGCGGGACACCTACCGAAAACTAATTTATTAGTTGTCCTTAATGACAACGAAATGTCCATATCTCCCAATGTTGGGGCTATTCCCCGCTACCTTAACAAAATGCGTCTTAGCGGCCCAGTGCAATTTTTCAAAGATAGTTTTGAGGAACAATTTAAGCAAATTCCTTTTGTGGGTGAGTCTCTTTCTCCTGAACTAGGACGCATTAAAGAAGGAATGAAGCGGCTAGCTGTGCCAAAAGTGGGTGCTGTTTTTGAAGAACTTGGCTTTACCTATATGGGGCCAGTAGATGGGCATAATTTAGAAGAATTGATTGCTACTTTCCAACAGGCACATCAAATTACTGGACCTGTATTAGTGCATGTGGCAACGACAAAGGGCAAAGGTTATGAAATTGCTGAACAAGATCAAGTTGGTTATCATGCCCAATCTCCCTTTAACTTGACTACTGGTAAAGCTATCCCTTCCAGTAAACCCAAACCTCCTGCTTACTCAAAAGTATTTGCCCACACCTTAGTCAAACTTGCCGAACAAAACCCAAAAATTATCGGTATTACTGCCGCAATGGCAACGGGAACTGGTTTAGACAAACTGCAAGCAAAGCTACCCAATCAATATATAGATGTAGGTATTGCCGAACAACATGCCGTCACCCTAGCCGCCGGACTAGCAGCTGAAGGTATGCGTCCTGTTGCTGCAATCTATTCTACTTTCCTACAACGTGCCTACGACCAAATCATCCACGATGTTTGCATCCAAAACTTACCTGTGTTCTTCTGTATGGATCGTGCAGGAATTGTTGGTGCTGATGGCCCTACCCACCAAGGGATGTATGATATTGCCTATCTGCGCTGTATTCCCAACATGGTATTGATGGCACCCAAGGACGAAGCTGAACTCCAGCGCATGGTCGTTACAGGTGTGAACCATACTACTGGACCGATCGCTATGCGTTTCCCTCGTGGTAATGGCTATGGTGTCCCCTTGATGGAAGAAGGCTGGGAACCCTTGGAAATAGGTAAAGCTGAAATTCTCCGTCATGGAGATGATTTACTTATCTTGGGCTATGGCACAATGGTAAATCCAGCCATGCAAGTTGCAGAAATTCTTAGTGAACATGGGATTGAAACTACCGTGGTCAATGCCCGCTTTGCCAAGCCTCTAGATACAGAATTAATTTTCCCTCTTGCACAAAAAATTGAACGTGTTGTTACCTTGGAAGAAGGCTGTGTGATGGGTGGCTTTGGTTCCGCAGTAGCTGAAGCATTGTTAGATGCTGATATTGTCGTGCCAATCAAGCGAGTTGGTGTACCAGATGTGTTAGTTGAACATGCCGAACCAAATCAATCTAAAGCTGAATTGGGTTTAACAAGTCCACAAATTGCTGAAAAGGTTTTACAAGCTTTCTTTAATCAGCAAAAATCCGCAGTTATGTAA
- a CDS encoding NAD(P)-dependent oxidoreductase yields the protein MTKKRIFVTGASGCIGHYLSEALIQETDYELYLLVRNPEKLKIDTQFRPGITVLQGDMQQIRQFADLLKTIDVAVLTATAWGGAATFDVNVVKTLELLSYLDPTICEQVIYFSTASVLDSKNQPLKEAGELGTDYIRSKYDCLQKIGKLAIAPKITEVFPTLVLGGDDNKPYSHLTPGIPEVKKYIDFIRFFQADGSFHFIHARDIATVVCYLIDNPPQENESRQLVLGQAPLTANQAIEEVCAYLGKKIYFRMPLSFSLANLLIVLFRIRMAAWDRFCMKYRHFTYQKFVNPDSFGLPNYCATISDVLRISGVQSYR from the coding sequence ATGACCAAAAAGCGAATTTTTGTGACCGGTGCAAGTGGCTGTATTGGTCACTATCTTAGTGAAGCATTAATTCAAGAAACAGACTACGAGTTATATCTTCTAGTTAGGAACCCAGAGAAATTAAAAATTGATACGCAATTTCGTCCGGGTATCACAGTCTTGCAAGGTGATATGCAACAAATTCGGCAATTTGCGGACTTGCTGAAAACAATAGATGTCGCAGTATTGACAGCTACAGCTTGGGGTGGGGCGGCAACATTTGATGTTAATGTCGTCAAAACTCTAGAATTACTGAGTTATTTAGATCCAACTATCTGTGAACAGGTAATTTATTTTTCGACCGCAAGTGTTTTAGACAGCAAAAACCAACCACTTAAAGAAGCCGGAGAACTGGGTACAGACTATATCCGTTCTAAATATGATTGCTTACAGAAAATTGGGAAATTAGCGATCGCACCTAAAATCACAGAAGTTTTCCCCACGTTAGTTTTGGGTGGCGATGATAATAAACCCTATTCGCACCTAACACCAGGCATTCCTGAAGTTAAAAAATACATAGATTTCATTCGTTTTTTTCAAGCAGACGGTAGTTTTCACTTTATTCATGCTCGAGACATTGCCACAGTCGTATGCTATTTGATAGACAATCCGCCTCAAGAAAATGAAAGCAGGCAATTAGTTTTAGGTCAAGCACCATTAACCGCCAACCAAGCAATAGAAGAAGTGTGCGCTTATCTAGGCAAAAAAATTTACTTTCGTATGCCTTTGTCCTTTTCATTAGCTAACTTATTAATAGTCTTATTTCGCATCCGAATGGCAGCTTGGGATAGATTTTGTATGAAATATCGGCATTTTACTTATCAAAAATTTGTCAATCCTGATAGTTTTGGCTTACCGAATTACTGCGCTACTATTAGCGATGTTCTACGAATTAGTGGTGTGCAAAGTTATCGGTAA